The following proteins are co-located in the Rhizobium sp. NLR16a genome:
- a CDS encoding ABC transporter ATP-binding protein has protein sequence MSVAENIRRGEVTIRRLSKSYKLNGKSLQVLKDINLHIRSGESLAIVGASGSGKTTLLRVLAGLEDSDTGEVLVDGKAIRGVGAERAVIFQEPRLLPWLDVLDNVAFGLETRGLTRQQARERARRYVKLVGLQQFEAAYPRQLSGGMAQRVGIARALVVQPEILLLDEPLGALDAMTKIGMQQELARIWRDEDVTTILVTHDLEEAIYLADRILILPREKGAEPRLIDIDLPRPRDRSATEFVRHREQLLNLFGLH, from the coding sequence ATGAGCGTCGCTGAGAACATTCGCCGCGGGGAGGTGACGATCCGTCGCCTCTCCAAATCCTACAAGCTGAACGGCAAATCGCTGCAGGTTCTGAAGGATATCAATCTCCATATCCGCTCCGGCGAAAGCCTCGCCATCGTCGGCGCCAGCGGTTCGGGCAAGACGACCCTGCTCAGGGTTCTGGCCGGACTTGAGGATTCCGATACCGGAGAGGTGCTGGTCGACGGCAAGGCAATACGAGGAGTCGGCGCCGAACGCGCCGTCATCTTCCAGGAGCCGCGCCTTCTTCCCTGGCTTGATGTACTCGACAACGTGGCATTCGGCCTGGAAACGAGAGGTCTGACGCGTCAACAGGCGAGGGAGAGGGCGCGCCGCTACGTCAAGCTCGTCGGCCTGCAGCAATTCGAAGCCGCCTACCCCCGGCAGCTCTCGGGAGGCATGGCGCAGCGCGTCGGCATCGCCCGCGCACTTGTCGTCCAGCCCGAAATCCTGCTGCTCGACGAACCGCTTGGTGCGCTCGACGCGATGACCAAGATCGGCATGCAACAGGAGCTCGCCCGGATCTGGCGCGATGAGGATGTGACGACCATTCTCGTCACGCACGATCTCGAGGAGGCGATTTATCTCGCCGACCGGATCCTGATCCTGCCACGGGAAAAAGGAGCCGAGCCGCGCCTGATCGACATCGATCTGCCCCGACCCCGCGACCGCAGCGCGACGGAATTCGTCCGCCACCGCGAGCAACTGCTGAACCTATTTGGATTGCATTGA
- a CDS encoding ABC transporter substrate-binding protein encodes MTFHPRNLLLPAVIALGLATPAAATDTVKLRYLASQGGLAAHELAAELGYFDGTGITLENVGYAQGGPASLIALASGDVEIGSAATSAVLNSIIGGNDFVAAYPSNGINDEVQSTFYVLEDSPIKTIKDIVGKSIAVNTLGAHLDYTIREALHSVGLPSDSANQVVVPGPQLEQVLRSKQVDIAAFGYWQTTFEGAALKNGGLRPVFDDTDVLGDIAGGFVVLRRDFIKQHPEASKIFVEQSARALDYAREHPEETKKILAKALAERGENADIAQYFRGYGVRAGGLPVERDIQFWIDVLVREGKLKQGQLAAKDILYTADAKPASN; translated from the coding sequence ATGACATTCCACCCCCGCAATCTTCTTCTGCCGGCTGTGATCGCTCTCGGTCTTGCCACGCCGGCCGCAGCCACCGACACGGTCAAGCTGCGCTACCTCGCTAGCCAGGGCGGTCTTGCCGCCCATGAACTTGCCGCCGAACTCGGCTATTTCGACGGTACCGGCATCACACTGGAGAATGTCGGCTATGCCCAGGGCGGACCGGCCTCTCTCATCGCCCTGGCGTCCGGCGATGTCGAGATCGGCAGCGCCGCCACCTCCGCCGTCCTCAATTCGATCATCGGCGGCAACGACTTCGTCGCCGCCTATCCGTCGAACGGCATCAATGACGAGGTGCAGTCGACCTTCTACGTGCTGGAAGACAGCCCGATCAAAACGATCAAGGACATCGTCGGCAAGAGCATCGCGGTCAACACGCTCGGCGCGCATCTTGACTACACGATCCGCGAGGCATTGCATTCGGTCGGGCTGCCGAGCGACTCCGCCAACCAGGTCGTCGTTCCCGGGCCGCAGCTCGAACAGGTACTGCGCTCCAAGCAGGTCGATATCGCCGCCTTCGGTTATTGGCAGACAACCTTCGAGGGTGCAGCGCTGAAGAACGGCGGCCTGCGCCCGGTTTTCGACGATACCGACGTACTTGGCGACATCGCCGGCGGCTTCGTCGTCCTGCGCCGCGATTTCATCAAGCAACATCCGGAAGCCTCGAAAATCTTCGTCGAACAGTCGGCCCGCGCCCTCGACTATGCCCGCGAGCATCCCGAGGAAACCAAGAAGATCCTGGCCAAGGCGTTAGCCGAACGCGGCGAGAACGCTGATATCGCACAGTATTTCCGCGGCTACGGCGTGCGCGCCGGCGGTCTCCCGGTCGAGCGCGACATCCAGTTCTGGATCGACGTGCTGGTTCGCGAAGGCAAACTGAAGCAGGGCCAACTGGCGGCCAAGGACATCCTCTATACGGCCGACGCCAAACCGGCGAGCAATTGA
- a CDS encoding ABC transporter permease, with protein sequence MAYEINQALPRSFDRLKSSKGSSSPLVSHVRGVLAAFLPRYGLLISFLVLWQVSSTRGWINPAVFPPLNVILSALWTNLANGALLDDIAISLQRSGTAFAFAVVVGIPLGLFMGQFRLVEQALDPILQLFRQTSALALYPVFILLLGLGETSKIFVIFWATLFPVLLSTIGGVKEVDKKLIEMARTYGAGPLTVFRRVILPASVPAIFVGLRLSATTALLLLIAAEMIGANKGIGFQVMNAQYNFQIPLMFAAILLLAFLGLAANALLVLLQRRLCRWSQPST encoded by the coding sequence ATGGCCTACGAGATCAACCAGGCTCTTCCGAGAAGCTTCGACCGTCTGAAAAGCAGCAAAGGCAGTAGTTCTCCTCTGGTTTCCCATGTGCGCGGAGTGCTCGCGGCATTTCTGCCGCGCTACGGTCTGCTCATCAGCTTCCTCGTGCTCTGGCAGGTGTCGAGCACCAGAGGCTGGATCAATCCCGCCGTCTTCCCGCCCTTGAACGTGATCCTGTCGGCGCTGTGGACCAATCTTGCCAATGGCGCCTTGCTCGATGACATCGCCATCAGCCTGCAGCGCTCCGGAACCGCTTTCGCCTTCGCGGTTGTTGTCGGTATTCCGCTCGGCCTGTTCATGGGCCAATTCCGCCTGGTTGAACAGGCGCTCGACCCGATCCTGCAGCTCTTCCGGCAGACCTCGGCGCTGGCTCTCTATCCGGTCTTCATCCTGCTGCTCGGGCTCGGTGAAACCTCCAAGATATTCGTGATCTTCTGGGCGACACTGTTTCCCGTGCTGCTCTCGACGATCGGCGGCGTCAAGGAAGTGGACAAGAAGCTCATCGAAATGGCTCGCACCTATGGCGCCGGACCGCTGACCGTCTTTCGCCGCGTCATTCTGCCGGCCTCCGTCCCGGCGATTTTCGTCGGCTTGCGACTTTCGGCGACGACGGCGCTTCTGCTGCTGATCGCTGCCGAGATGATCGGCGCCAACAAGGGCATCGGCTTTCAGGTGATGAACGCCCAGTACAATTTCCAGATCCCGCTGATGTTTGCGGCGATCCTGCTGCTCGCCTTCCTTGGGCTTGCCGCGAATGCCCTGCTCGTTCTCCTGCAGCGCCGTCTCTGCCGCTGGTCTCAGCCGAGCACGTAA
- a CDS encoding LLM class flavin-dependent oxidoreductase yields the protein MTRKIRLGAFLPGGGQHVASWRHPDQPVDGATSFEFHKQLALTAERGLFDAYFLADGLAVGFGGAREGGNARVAGFEPVTLFSALAPLTTHLGFIATSSTTYEEPYTTARKFASLDLISDGRAGWNVVTTTGDLTAQNFNRETQLPHAERYRRAAEHVDVVRKLWESFEDDAFIRDKETGVFFDPAKLHDTDHRGEHFSVRGPLNVSRSPQGHPVIVQAGQSEDGRGLAAATAEVIFTAHQHIETAQEFYRDIKARARSLGRNPDHILVMPGVSAFVGRTEAEAREKYDRLTSLILEEDGIGLLNGLTGGTLDLHGYDLDGPLPPAPPTEGMKSRQALIRQIADENNFTIRQLYQWIASARGHYTIVGTAEQIADTLQTWFENEAADGFNILPPWLPTALEDFVDLVIPELQRRGLFRTAYEGKTLRENLGLPFPTNRWAAGRTVLEAAE from the coding sequence ATGACGCGCAAAATCAGGCTTGGGGCATTTCTTCCTGGCGGTGGACAGCATGTTGCATCGTGGCGGCATCCCGACCAGCCGGTCGACGGTGCGACCAGTTTCGAGTTTCACAAGCAGCTGGCACTCACGGCCGAACGCGGCCTCTTCGATGCTTACTTCCTGGCCGATGGATTGGCGGTCGGTTTCGGCGGAGCGCGTGAAGGCGGCAACGCCCGCGTGGCCGGCTTCGAGCCCGTCACCTTGTTCTCCGCTCTTGCGCCGCTCACCACTCACCTCGGCTTTATCGCGACCTCCTCGACCACCTACGAGGAGCCCTATACGACAGCCCGCAAGTTCGCCTCGCTGGATCTGATCTCGGATGGCCGTGCCGGCTGGAACGTGGTCACCACGACGGGCGATCTCACCGCGCAAAACTTCAACCGTGAAACGCAGCTGCCGCATGCCGAACGATATCGCCGCGCCGCCGAGCATGTCGATGTCGTCCGCAAACTCTGGGAGAGCTTCGAGGACGACGCGTTCATCCGCGACAAGGAGACCGGCGTCTTCTTCGATCCGGCGAAGCTGCACGACACCGACCACCGCGGCGAACATTTCAGCGTGCGCGGCCCACTCAACGTCTCGCGCTCGCCACAGGGGCATCCCGTTATCGTGCAGGCCGGACAGTCGGAAGACGGCCGCGGACTTGCCGCAGCAACCGCCGAAGTCATCTTCACCGCCCACCAGCATATCGAAACCGCCCAGGAGTTCTACCGCGATATCAAGGCACGCGCCCGCAGCCTCGGCCGCAATCCCGATCATATCCTCGTCATGCCCGGCGTATCCGCCTTCGTCGGCAGGACCGAGGCGGAGGCACGCGAGAAGTATGATCGCCTGACCTCGCTCATCCTCGAAGAAGACGGGATCGGCCTGCTCAACGGCCTCACCGGCGGCACGCTCGACCTGCACGGCTACGATCTCGACGGGCCTCTTCCGCCCGCACCGCCGACGGAAGGCATGAAAAGCCGCCAGGCACTCATCCGTCAGATCGCAGACGAAAACAACTTCACCATCCGCCAGCTCTACCAGTGGATCGCCTCGGCCCGAGGGCACTACACTATCGTCGGCACGGCAGAGCAGATCGCCGATACGCTGCAGACATGGTTCGAGAACGAAGCGGCCGACGGCTTCAACATTTTGCCACCCTGGCTGCCGACGGCGCTCGAGGACTTTGTCGATCTGGTTATTCCGGAACTCCAACGCCGCGGCCTGTTCCGCACGGCCTACGAGGGCAAGACGCTCCGGGAAAACCTCGGCCTGCCTTTCCCGACGAACCGCTGGGCTGCCGGACGCACCGTCCTTGAGGCAGCGGAGTGA